In the Salmo trutta chromosome 33, fSalTru1.1, whole genome shotgun sequence genome, one interval contains:
- the lgals3b gene encoding galectin-5 yields MNLSDALGGGPGSPGQNNLQGGGGMWPGGQPNQPTWPGQPGVQPAWPGQQQPGQPTPMWPGQQPNPSQPSWPGQQYGGGVQPSQPTWPGQPGRGPPSQPTWPGQPSQPTAPQHQSLKVPYDQNLPNGCYDNMVITINGTINHNAKMFTLNLTKGNDIAMHINPRFDDQGKKTIVRNSLIGSKWGKEEREHNHFPFTQGQPFEMKIMCTNNEFRVAVNNSHLLEYKHRIRDLDSIKHLGIYNDVTLTSVEIDNFNI; encoded by the exons ATGAAT CTGTCAGATGCTCTGGGTGGTGGACCGGGCTCTCCAGGCCAGAACAACCTGCAGGGTGGTGGGGGCATGTGGCCTGGTGGACAACCCAACCAACCAACATGGCCAGGACAGCCTGGTGTTCAACCGGCTTGGCCTGGTCAGCAGCAACCAGGCCAGCCCACCCCCATGTGGCCTGGACAACAACCAAACCCTTCCCAACCCTCATGGCCGGGGCAACAATATGGAGGTGGAGTACAGCCCAGCCAGCCAACCTGGCCCGGACAACCAGGGCGAGGACCGCCCAGCCAGCCAACATGGCCAGGGCAGCCTAGCCAACCTACTGCTCCTCAACATCAATCACTG AAAGTGCCATATGATCAGAACCTGCCAAACGGATGCTATGACAATATGGTCATCACCATTAACGGGACAATTAACCACAATGCCAAAAT GTTCACATTGAACCTGACCAAAGGGAATGACATTGCCATGCACATTAACCCTCGCTTTGATGACCAGGGCAAGAAAACGATTGTGAGGAACAGTCTGATTGGCAGTAAATGGGGCAAAGAGGAGAGGGAACACAACCACTTCCCTTTCACTCAGGGCCAGCCTTTTGAG ATGAAAATCATGTGCACTAACAATGAGTTCAGGGTGGCAGTGAACAACTCGCACCTCCTGGAGTACAAACACCGCATCCGTGACCTCGACTCAATCAAACACCTGGGTATCTACAATGACGTCACCCTCACGTCTGTGGAGATCGATAACTTTAATATCTAG